Proteins encoded by one window of Arachis hypogaea cultivar Tifrunner chromosome 1, arahy.Tifrunner.gnm2.J5K5, whole genome shotgun sequence:
- the LOC112794488 gene encoding uncharacterized protein, which produces MAYRRRPQQGFSKPSSTFEFDDDSFRNPPQPRSPSYSSASSTSDQNDIDAAAFTSSPSSLAAKAIRASSARRDSSLSSVYGHSNFSPKSNNSNNNSVNASSNSQHQYSTTTAPSQYKEARAYEYTSMKNLNESKNGFWGALARKAKSIIDDDNITPQSEAPGATRSQVPGIASRGKFQNSNHLEESNLKRDGPTFFKGLDAITSSLTQIGGTIGKSLEEGFTKVENRTSDIIQETRKHIRKKPGNSVGQDQETNHSSKLQQPQLRTQMSPMETNQELQLKASRDVAMAMAAKAKLLLRELKTVKADLAFAKDRCAQLEEENKILRENRERGDNHDDDDLIRLQLETLLAEKARLAHDNSVYARENRFLREVVEYHQLTMQDVVYFDESNEEVTEVNPLNLPPVPSDTNISMSSELARGISSISVKDAKISEATIKGSKSSEVIKSISSITGKDPN; this is translated from the exons ATGGCGTATAGGAGGAGACCACAGCAAGGGTTTTCGAAGCCTTCTTCAACCTTCGAGTTCGACGACGACTCGTTTCGTAACCCACCGCAGCCACGCTCACCTTCATACTCTTCTGCTTCTTCTACTTCTGACCAAAACGACATCGATGCCGCTGCCTTTACCTCCTCTCCCTCTTCTCTCGCCGCGAAAGCGATTAGGGCTTCTTCGGCGCGACGCGATTCCTCGCTTTCTTCTGTGTACGGTCACTCCAATTTCTCACCTAAaagcaacaacagcaacaacaatagCGTCAACGCTTCTTCCAATTCTCAACATCAATATAGTACCACCACTGCTCCCTCCCAATATAAG GAGGCAAGAGCCTATGAATATACTTCCATGAAGAACCTGAATGAGTCCAAGAATGGATTTTGGGGTGCTCTGGCCAGGAAAGCCAAATCAATTATTGATGATGATAACATAACTCCACAATCTGAAGCACCAGGGGCGACAAGGTCACAAGTTCCTGGCATAGCGTCTCGGGGAAAG TTCCAAAATTCAAATCACTTGGAGGAAAGTAATCTCAAAAGGGATGGGCCAACATTTTTCAAGGGATTGGATGCTATCACATCTTCTCTTACTCAGATTGGTGGCACCATTGGTAAATCTCTGGAG GAGGGTTTTACAAAAGTTGAGAATCGGACTTCAGATATCATTCAGGAAACTCGTAAGCATATCAGGAAAAAGCCTGGCAATTCTGTAGGACAGGATCAGGAAACAAACCATTCTTCTAAGCTTCAGCAACCCCAGTTGCGGACCCAGATGTCACCAATGGAAACAAACCAAGAACTTCAATTGAAGGCTTCTCGCGAC GTTGCAATGGCAATGGCTGCCAAAGCAAAACTGCTTCTTCGGGAGTTGAAGACCGTGAAAGCTGATCTAGCTTTTGCAAAGGATCGATGTGCCCAgcttgaagaagaaaataaaatcctccGTGAGAACCGTGAAAGAGGAGACAACCATGACGATGATGATTTG ATACGACTTCAACTTGAAACTCTTCTGGCTGAAAAAGCTCGCTTGGCCCATGATAACTCTGTTTATGCCCGAGAGAATCGTTTTCTAAGGGAGGTTGTTGAATATCACCAACTCACTATGCAGGATGTTGTCTACTTTGATGAGAGCAATGAGGAAGTTACTGAAGTTAACCCTCTGAACTTACCCCCAGTGCCTTCAGACACCAACATCAGCATGAGTTCAGAATTGGCAAGAGGCATCTCGTCAATCTCTGTAAAGGATGCGAAGATTTCAGAAGCTACTATAAAGGGCTCCAAAAGTTCTGAGGTGATTAAAAGTATTTCCTCAATCACAGGAAAGG